CTGCCGACCAGCACTGAGCGCTGAATGCCGAAGCCAGCGCCGCGCACAGCGGATCGCTGCCAGGTCCCCAGGCAGGGACACGTCCAGGCGCGGAGCTGAGCGCGCCACGGCCAGCATGGCGCCCGGCGCGCCCGGCGCGCGGGCGTCCGGCCGTGGCCTTGCGGCCCGGCGCCCACGCTGCCATACTTTCCGGCTTCCTGCGCCTGTCGTGGCGGGAACCCTTGCCCCACCGCAGCCCGCGGGGGGCTGTCCGGCCCTCGGGCCACATCCGAAAGGTACAACCACATGAGTCGTCATTACGAAATCGTGTTCCTGGTCCATCCGGACCAGAGCGAGCAGGTCCCGGCCATGATCGAGCGCTACAAGTCGCTGGTCGAGAACGGCAGCGGCACCATCCACCGCCTGGAAGACTGGGGCCGCCGCCAGCTGGCGTACCCGATCCAGAACCTGGTGAAGGCGCACTACGTCATGCTCAACATCGAAGTGGACCAGGCCATCCTCAGCGAGCTGGTCGAGAGCTTCCGCTTCAACGACGCCGTGCTGCGCCACCTGGTGATCAAGCGCGACGGCCCGGATACCGAGCAGTCGCTGATCATGAAGAGCAAGGACGAGAAGGGCGACAAGCCCGAGCGCAGTGAGCGCCGTCGCCGCGACGACGAGGAAGGCGATGCGCCTGCCGCCGCCACCGATACCGACGGCGACGCCGCCGAAGCCGCCTAAGGAGCACTGCCATGTCCAAGTTCTTCCGTCGCCGCAAGTTCTGCAAGTTCACCGCCGAGGGCGTCAAAGAGATCGACTACAAGGATCTCAACACCCTGCGCCAGTACCTCACCGAGAACGGCAAGATCGTGCCGAGCCGCGTGACCGGCACCAAGTCCAAGTACCAGCGCCAGCTGGCCACGGCGGTCAAGCGCGCGCGTTTCCTGGCGCTGATCCCGTACACGGACAACCACGACGTTTGATGCGATCGCTTCGGAAGAACCCGCACACCCGCGGGTCCTTCCGTAAAGCCCGCACCTCCACGTGCGGGTTACTCAACAGAAGTCTGGCGATTGAAGAGTGCGGTGGTGGTCGGGGATCCTGCGATTCCCGATTCCCGATTCCCGATTCCCGATTCCCGATTCCCGATTCCCGGCTTCTCCTATTCGGACAGCAAGCGTTGCGTCGGCCGAGCCGGCGCTAACGAATAACGGAGCAACACCATGCAACTGATCCTCCTGCAGAAAGTGACCAACCTGGGCGGCCTCGGCGACAAGGTCGACGTCAAGCCGGGCTACGGCCGCAACTACCTGGTGCCGCAGGGCAAGGCCGTGCCGGCCACCGCCGCCAACATCGCCGAGTTCGAGGCCAAGCGCGCCGAGTACGAAGCCAAGGCCAAGTCGATCCACGACGACGCCGAGGCCCGCGCCGCCAAGCTGGAAGGCGCCAGCGTGACCGTCAAGGCCAACGCCTCGACCGAAGGCAAGCTGTACGGCTCGGTCGGCCCGCGCGACATCGCCGAGGCGTTCACCGCCGCCGGCCTGCCGCTGGAAAAGGGCGAAGTGGTGCTGGGCGAAGGCGCGTTCCGCAACATCGGCGAGTACGAGGTGCTGGTGCGCCTGCACGCCGACGTCGAGACCACGGTCAAAGTCGTGGTCGAAGCCGAAGCCTGATCCCTGGCTTCCACGCTGTACCTGAAACGGGCGCCGCAAGGTGCCCGTTTCGTTTGCGGCCTCCGGCCCCGGCGCCCGCCAGGGCCGTTATACTCACCGGTTCGTGCCTGTTTCCTGTCCGGCGATCATAGTCGTATCAAGGGCTTGGAAGCAGGACTTCACCTGGATATTCATTAGCGGCAGCGCGTGCCGGCCTGCCGGCCGCGCCTGCCATGGAATGCCTGCCCCATGCGCCTGTCGACCATCAAGCTGTCCGGCTTCAAGTCCTTCGTCGATCCGACCACGCTGCACCTGCCGACCAACATGACCGGCATCGTCGGTCCGAACGGCTGCGGCAAGTCGAACATCATCGACGCGGTGCGCTGGGTGATGGGCGAAAGCTCGGCCAGCCGGCTGCGCGGCGATTCGCTGACCGACGTGATCTTCTCCGGCTCCTCGGCGCGCAAGCCGGTGTCGCAGGCCACGGTGGAACTGATCTTCGACAACACCGACCACACCATCTCCGGCGAGTACGCCTCGTTCAACGAGATCTCGGTCAAGCGCCAAGTCAGCCGCGACGGCAGCAGCAGCTATTACCTCAACGGCACCAAGTGCCGCCGCCGCGACATCACCGACCTGTTCCTGGGCACCGGTCTGGGCCCGCGCAGCTACTCGATCATCGAGCAGGGCATGATCAGCCAGATCATCGAGGCGCGCCCGGAAGACCTGCGCGTGTACCTGGAGGAGGCGGCCGGCATCTCCAAGTACAAGGAGCGGCGCAAGGAGACCGAGACCCGCATCCGCCACACCCGCGAGAACCTGGAGCGGCTGGGCGACCTGCGCGAGGAGATCGGCAAGCAGCTCGAGCACCTCAAGCGCCAGGCGCGCCAGGCCGAGCAGTACCAGGCGCTGCAGGAAGAGCGCCGGGTCAAGGATGCGCAGTGGAAGGCGCTGGAATACCGCGGCCTGGACGGCAAGCTGCAGGGCCTGCGCGAGGCGCTGGGCCAGGAAGAGACGCGCCTGCAGCAGTTCATCGCCGAACAGCGCGACGCCGAGGCGCGGATCGAGACCGGCCGCGTGCGCCGCGAGGAAGCCGCCGACGCCCTGAGCAAGGCCCAGGCCGAGGTCTACCAGGTCGGCAGCACGCTGGCGCGCATCGAGCAGCAGATCCAGCACCAGCGCGACCTGTCGCAGCGTCTGCACAAGGCGCGCGACGAAGCGCAACTGGCGCTGGCCGAGCTCGGCCAGCACATCAGCGGCGACGAGGCCAAGCTGGCGCTGCTGCGTGAGTCGGTGGACGTGGCCGGGCCGCAGCTGGAACAGCTGCAGGAAGACAACGAATACAAGCAGGAAGCGCTGCGCGAGGCCGAGGCCAGGCTGGCCGACTGGCAGCAGCGCTGGGAGGCGCACCAGCGCTACACCGCCGAGGCCTCGCGCGCCGGCGAAGTGGAGCGCACCCGCGTCGACTACCTGGACCGGCAGTCGCTGGAAGCCGAGCGCCGCCGCGAGGCGCTGGCCGCCGAGCGCGCCGGGCTGGACCTGGACGCGCTGGCCGCCGCGTTCGAGCAGGTGGAACTGCAGCACGAGACCCAGCGCGCCGCGCTGGACGGGCTCAACGAACAGGTCGAGACCCGCAAGCAGGCGGTGGCGGCGCTGCAGGAACAGCAGCGCGGCGCGCAGGCCGAACTGGCCGAGGTGCGCAAGCAGGCGCAGGCCGCGCGCGGCCGGCTGTCGTCGCTGGAGACCCTGCAGCAGGCCGCGCTCGGCCAGGAGCAGGGCGCCGCGGTGGCCTGGCTGCAGGCGCGCGGGCTGGATTCGGCGGCGCGCGTGGGCGAGCGCATCAGCGTGGAGCGCGGCTGGGAGAACGCGGTCGAAGGCGCGCTCGGGCAATTGATCGAAGGCGTGCTGGTCGAGGCGCCGGAGACCCTGGTCGAGGCGCTGGGCGAACTCGGCGAGGGCCGCATCGCCCTGGTCAGCAGCGACGAGGACGCCGGCAGCTTCGCGCCGACCTCGCTGGCGGCCAAGGTGCAGGGGCCGATCGCGATCCGCCGGCTGCTGTCGCGGCTGCACGCCGCCGAGGACCTCGCCGCCGCGCGCGCGTTGCTGCCGCAGCTGGGCGAGGGCGATTCGGTCATCACCCGCGACGGCGCGCGCCTGGGCGAGGGCTGGCTGCGCGTGTCGCGCTCCGGCGCGGCCAAGCAGGGCGCGCTGCTGCGCGAGCGCGAGATCCAGGACCTGCGCGGCCAGATCGACGCGCTGCAGGACCGCGAAGCGGAGCTGGACCAGCGCCTGGCCGGCCTGCGCGAACAGTCGCTGGCCGCCGAACAGCAGCGCGAGGAAGCGCAGCGCCAGCTGTACCAGGCGCACCGCAGCGTCTCCGAGCTGGCCGGCCAGTTGCAGAGCCAGCAGGGCAAGGTCGACGCCGCGCGCACCCGCATCGAGCGCATCGAGGCGGAGATCGCGCAGCTGCTGGAAACCCTGGACAGCAGCCGCGAGCAGGCGCGCGAGGCGCGTTCCAAGCTGGAGGACGCGGTCACCAGCATGGGCGACCTGGAGACCACCCGGCACGCATTGGAGAGCGAGCGCCGCCAGCTCACCGAAGCGCGCGACCTGGCCCGCGATGCCGCGCGGCGGGTGCGCGAGGCGGCGCACGCGCTGGCCCTGACCCTGGAATCGCAACGCGCCCAGATCGCCTCGCTGAGCCAGGCGCTGGAGCGCATGGGCAACCAGCGCGGGCAGCTGGATTCGCGCCTGGGCGAACTCAGCGCGCAGCTGAGCGAAGGCGATTCGCCGGTGCACGCGCTGGAGGCCGAACACCAGGCCGCACTGAGCGAGCGCGTGCGCACCGACCGCGTGCTCGGCGAGGCGCGCGCGCTGCTGGACGGCATCGACAACGAATTGCGCGGCCTGGAGCAGACCCGCCAGCAGCGCGACGAGCAGGCCCTGGCGCAGCGCGAGCGCATCGCCCAGCGCCGCCTCGACCAGCAGGCGCTGGTGCTCAGCGCCGAGCAGCTGTCGGCCGCGGTGGTCAAGGCCGGCTTCGTGCTCGAAGACGTGATCAACGGCTTGCCCGAGCACGCCGATCCGGCCGAATGGGAGCAGGCGGTGCAGCAGATCGACGGGCGCATGCGCCGGCTGGAGCCGGTCAACCTGGCCGCGATCAGCGAATACGGCGAGGCCGCGCAGCGCGCCGAATACCTGGAAGCGCAGGACGTGGACCTGAACACCGCGCTGGAAACCCTGGAAGACGCGATCCGCAAGATCGACCGCGAGACCCGCGGCCGCTTCAAGGACACCTTCGATCGGGTCAATTCCGGCGTGCAGGCGCTGTATCCGCGCCTGTTCGGCGGCGGCCACGCCTACCTGGAGCTGACCGGCGAGGACCTGCTCGACACCGGCGTGGCGATCATGGCGCGGCCGCCGGGCAAGCGCGTGTCCAGCATCTCGCTGCTGTCCGGCGGCGAGAAGGCGATGACCGCGGTGGCGCTGGTGTTCGCGATCTTCCAGCTCAACCCGGCGCCGTTCTGCCTGCTCGACGAGGTCGATGCGCCGCTGGACGAAGCCAACGTCGGCCGCCTGGCGGCGATGGTCAAGGAGATGAGCGAGAAGGTGCAGTTCCTGTTCGTCAGCCACAACAAGGCGACGATGGAGGCGGCGCACCAGCTCAGCGGCGTCACCATGCGCGAACCGGGCGTCAGCCGCCTGGTCAGCGTGGATCTCGAGGAAGCCGCGCGTTTGGCGGGCGCGGCCTGACGTGACATGCTAAATACGTTCTCTTCCCCCTGCGCACCCCTGCCGGAGTAACCCCGCAATGTCCG
The Xanthomonas sp. AM6 DNA segment above includes these coding regions:
- the rpsF gene encoding 30S ribosomal protein S6; this translates as MSRHYEIVFLVHPDQSEQVPAMIERYKSLVENGSGTIHRLEDWGRRQLAYPIQNLVKAHYVMLNIEVDQAILSELVESFRFNDAVLRHLVIKRDGPDTEQSLIMKSKDEKGDKPERSERRRRDDEEGDAPAAATDTDGDAAEAA
- the rpsR gene encoding 30S ribosomal protein S18 codes for the protein MSKFFRRRKFCKFTAEGVKEIDYKDLNTLRQYLTENGKIVPSRVTGTKSKYQRQLATAVKRARFLALIPYTDNHDV
- the rplI gene encoding 50S ribosomal protein L9, whose amino-acid sequence is MQLILLQKVTNLGGLGDKVDVKPGYGRNYLVPQGKAVPATAANIAEFEAKRAEYEAKAKSIHDDAEARAAKLEGASVTVKANASTEGKLYGSVGPRDIAEAFTAAGLPLEKGEVVLGEGAFRNIGEYEVLVRLHADVETTVKVVVEAEA
- the smc gene encoding chromosome segregation protein SMC codes for the protein MRLSTIKLSGFKSFVDPTTLHLPTNMTGIVGPNGCGKSNIIDAVRWVMGESSASRLRGDSLTDVIFSGSSARKPVSQATVELIFDNTDHTISGEYASFNEISVKRQVSRDGSSSYYLNGTKCRRRDITDLFLGTGLGPRSYSIIEQGMISQIIEARPEDLRVYLEEAAGISKYKERRKETETRIRHTRENLERLGDLREEIGKQLEHLKRQARQAEQYQALQEERRVKDAQWKALEYRGLDGKLQGLREALGQEETRLQQFIAEQRDAEARIETGRVRREEAADALSKAQAEVYQVGSTLARIEQQIQHQRDLSQRLHKARDEAQLALAELGQHISGDEAKLALLRESVDVAGPQLEQLQEDNEYKQEALREAEARLADWQQRWEAHQRYTAEASRAGEVERTRVDYLDRQSLEAERRREALAAERAGLDLDALAAAFEQVELQHETQRAALDGLNEQVETRKQAVAALQEQQRGAQAELAEVRKQAQAARGRLSSLETLQQAALGQEQGAAVAWLQARGLDSAARVGERISVERGWENAVEGALGQLIEGVLVEAPETLVEALGELGEGRIALVSSDEDAGSFAPTSLAAKVQGPIAIRRLLSRLHAAEDLAAARALLPQLGEGDSVITRDGARLGEGWLRVSRSGAAKQGALLREREIQDLRGQIDALQDREAELDQRLAGLREQSLAAEQQREEAQRQLYQAHRSVSELAGQLQSQQGKVDAARTRIERIEAEIAQLLETLDSSREQAREARSKLEDAVTSMGDLETTRHALESERRQLTEARDLARDAARRVREAAHALALTLESQRAQIASLSQALERMGNQRGQLDSRLGELSAQLSEGDSPVHALEAEHQAALSERVRTDRVLGEARALLDGIDNELRGLEQTRQQRDEQALAQRERIAQRRLDQQALVLSAEQLSAAVVKAGFVLEDVINGLPEHADPAEWEQAVQQIDGRMRRLEPVNLAAISEYGEAAQRAEYLEAQDVDLNTALETLEDAIRKIDRETRGRFKDTFDRVNSGVQALYPRLFGGGHAYLELTGEDLLDTGVAIMARPPGKRVSSISLLSGGEKAMTAVALVFAIFQLNPAPFCLLDEVDAPLDEANVGRLAAMVKEMSEKVQFLFVSHNKATMEAAHQLSGVTMREPGVSRLVSVDLEEAARLAGAA